One part of the Desulfonema ishimotonii genome encodes these proteins:
- a CDS encoding Hsp70 family protein, translating into MDLLDKHYIIGIDLGTTNSAVSYVDLTSDGDNSRIKIFRVPQLTGAGEFSRLPVLPSFLYIPGEYDISKEALAIPWKSEDDNFAGAFARDHGAKVPFRLVSSAKSWLCHTRADRRARILPWGAKQEVRKVSPVQATACYLSHIRRAWNSTRGDDAERYLENQLITITVPASFDEVARDLTIEAATMAGLPNVTLLEEPLAAFYSWLIGHEEQWSEYVSPGELILVCDVGGGTTDFTLITLREADGSPRFERIAVGDHLILGGDNIDLALARRVEMRMSRKKKLSLSADRWKSLCHQCRQAKEIILGGRPTSGRSP; encoded by the coding sequence TTGGATTTGTTGGATAAACACTATATTATCGGTATTGATCTCGGCACAACCAACTCCGCTGTTTCCTATGTGGACCTGACATCGGATGGCGATAACTCCCGTATAAAAATATTCAGGGTACCCCAGCTTACCGGAGCCGGAGAATTTTCAAGGCTGCCGGTTCTCCCCTCCTTTCTCTATATTCCCGGAGAATATGACATCTCAAAAGAGGCGCTGGCGATTCCCTGGAAGAGCGAAGATGATAATTTTGCAGGTGCCTTTGCCCGTGACCACGGCGCAAAGGTTCCGTTCCGCCTGGTTTCTTCGGCCAAAAGCTGGCTGTGTCATACCAGGGCCGACCGGCGGGCCAGAATTCTTCCCTGGGGGGCGAAGCAGGAGGTCCGAAAGGTGTCACCGGTTCAGGCCACGGCCTGCTATCTGAGCCATATCCGGCGGGCCTGGAACAGCACCCGGGGCGATGATGCCGAACGCTATCTTGAAAATCAGCTGATCACCATTACCGTGCCTGCCTCCTTTGATGAAGTCGCACGGGATCTCACCATCGAGGCGGCGACGATGGCCGGGCTGCCCAATGTCACGTTGCTGGAAGAGCCGCTGGCCGCCTTTTACAGCTGGCTCATCGGCCATGAGGAGCAATGGAGCGAGTACGTCAGCCCCGGTGAGCTGATCCTGGTCTGCGATGTGGGCGGCGGCACCACCGACTTCACCCTGATCACCCTGAGAGAGGCCGACGGCAGCCCCCGGTTTGAACGTATTGCCGTGGGGGATCACCTGATCCTGGGCGGAGACAACATCGACCTGGCACTGGCCAGGCGGGTGGAGATGCGGATGTCCCGGAAGAAAAAGCTCTCCCTCAGCGCCGACCGGTGGAAATCCCTCTGCCACCAGTGCCGTCAGGCCAAGGAAATAATCCTGGGGGGGAGGCCGACGTCCGGAAGATCACCCTGA
- a CDS encoding tetratricopeptide repeat protein: MHKRLRVVLYMMMFGICLLNPGVPLALEPQPEGAGAEDWFKKGLVHAQKGDLEQAISAYTQSLVLNPANSSAYNNRGMARAGRKEYDKAIVDYSRAIEIKPELTQAYNNRGMAWASKKSYEKAIADYGKALNINPDFAQAYYNRGNAWDEKGAYDKAIADYTKALELRPDDARCYYNRGITWFKMGQPDTAIADFTSVVKLDPEFAQAYYNRGISWFSKEDLDRAIADFTKALEINPRYAEAYYNRGIAWADKGDYDRGIADYTKAIEISPRAEWIKKRF; encoded by the coding sequence ATGCACAAGCGGTTAAGGGTGGTCTTATACATGATGATGTTCGGCATATGCCTGTTGAATCCCGGCGTGCCCCTGGCCCTGGAGCCTCAGCCGGAAGGGGCCGGCGCCGAAGACTGGTTTAAGAAGGGGCTGGTCCATGCACAGAAGGGCGATCTGGAGCAGGCCATCAGCGCCTACACCCAATCTCTGGTGCTGAACCCTGCCAATTCATCCGCCTATAACAACCGGGGAATGGCACGGGCAGGCCGAAAAGAGTACGATAAGGCCATTGTGGATTACAGCAGGGCCATTGAAATAAAGCCGGAACTGACCCAGGCCTATAACAACCGGGGAATGGCGTGGGCTTCCAAAAAGAGCTATGAAAAGGCCATTGCCGACTATGGGAAAGCGCTGAACATCAACCCGGACTTTGCCCAGGCTTACTACAACCGGGGAAATGCCTGGGATGAAAAAGGGGCGTATGATAAGGCCATTGCCGATTATACCAAGGCGCTGGAACTCAGACCCGATGATGCCCGATGCTACTATAACCGGGGCATCACCTGGTTTAAGATGGGCCAGCCGGACACGGCCATCGCGGATTTTACCAGCGTGGTAAAGCTCGACCCGGAATTTGCCCAGGCCTACTACAACCGGGGGATATCCTGGTTCAGCAAGGAGGATCTGGACCGGGCCATTGCGGATTTTACCAAAGCGTTGGAGATCAACCCGCGTTATGCAGAGGCCTACTACAACCGGGGCATTGCATGGGCCGACAAGGGCGATTACGACCGGGGGATTGCCGATTATACCAAAGCGATTGAGATCAGCCCCCGTGCGGAGTGGATCAAAAAGCGGTTTTAA
- a CDS encoding cyclic nucleotide-binding domain-containing protein: MSDPKSIVKIIGTQDCPMYGVGDEFRLSGKSLTAPYGKATCMILVRDITEVVLKYECIDNTSRYVFDCSGCAGLARLEYKCPPPFPDSGDQDNICALTNALSRYTFFQIFDEESVRHLVSLLKMKRYESGDVILTKGEPGKNLYIIISGRVDVLADSGIRIAGLGKGEVFGEMSLISGGPVSATVRAIEPLSVLYLEGRHFKEILSKSPSVQIYLTRMLARRIANTNVIRSQDFASAMTGNISEIPTSELFQTLHLNHKTGVLILKLADGLAAASFREGRLIRAKYGDREDKAAFFEMLKAREGRFKFHHELPPEEIRVKELGNFMKLLMEGVKNADEMLPE; encoded by the coding sequence ATGAGTGATCCCAAATCCATCGTTAAAATCATCGGAACCCAGGATTGCCCCATGTACGGCGTGGGCGATGAATTCAGACTGTCCGGCAAGAGCCTGACAGCGCCCTATGGAAAAGCCACCTGCATGATCCTGGTCCGGGATATCACAGAGGTGGTGCTGAAATATGAATGTATTGACAATACATCCCGGTATGTTTTTGATTGCAGCGGATGTGCGGGCCTGGCCCGCCTGGAATATAAATGTCCGCCCCCTTTCCCGGATTCGGGCGATCAGGACAATATCTGTGCCCTGACCAATGCCCTGAGCCGATATACCTTTTTTCAGATATTTGACGAAGAGAGCGTCAGGCACCTGGTGTCGCTGCTGAAGATGAAGCGGTATGAATCGGGTGACGTGATCCTCACAAAGGGGGAACCGGGGAAAAACCTCTATATCATCATCTCCGGCCGGGTGGATGTGCTGGCCGACAGCGGTATCCGCATCGCCGGTCTGGGGAAGGGGGAGGTGTTCGGGGAGATGAGCCTGATCAGCGGCGGCCCGGTCTCGGCAACCGTCCGGGCCATCGAACCCCTGTCCGTGCTTTACCTGGAGGGCAGACACTTCAAGGAAATTCTCAGTAAATCCCCGTCGGTTCAGATCTATCTGACCCGGATGCTGGCCCGGCGCATTGCCAATACCAACGTCATCCGGTCACAGGATTTCGCCTCTGCCATGACCGGAAATATCTCTGAAATTCCCACCTCAGAGCTGTTTCAGACGCTCCATCTCAACCACAAGACCGGTGTGCTGATCCTCAAGCTGGCGGACGGTCTGGCTGCCGCATCTTTCCGGGAAGGCAGGCTCATCCGGGCCAAATACGGGGACAGGGAGGATAAGGCCGCCTTCTTTGAGATGCTCAAAGCCAGAGAGGGGCGATTTAAATTCCACCACGAGCTGCCCCCCGAGGAAATCCGCGTCAAAGAACTGGGAAATTTTATGAAACTCCTGATGGAGGGAGTAAAAAACGCGGACGAGATGCTGCCTGAATAG
- a CDS encoding alpha/beta fold hydrolase, whose protein sequence is MNHFAYLTTSLAIKTLSGLSKANISIHGQENIPEGAKIFTINHFTRLETLFLPCYIYDLTGNTPVWSLADYTLFKGGLKRYLDRVGAISTRDPDRDLLIVKTLLTGEAAWIIFPEGRMVKNKKIFDRGRFLITHERGKRPPHTGAATLAIRTEYFRQRIRFMAEREPETAKRLTEIFQLSGTGDISPRPTSVVPVNVTYYPLRARENIISRMAANWFDDLPDRAVEEMMTEGTMLLSGVDVDIRFGPAIDIRAFMAETGLAHMIPATAKGRDEAALPPRRQLRKAARKLMQRHMGAIYQGTTVNHDHLFASVLKQMPYKTVDPDDLRRRVFLAANLDFDGMGIFCHNSLESDQIHLITDDRYQKAGQFMETVLEKRIVLRTARGLEKNRAFFSSLLDFHHIRLDNPVSVMANEVEPLTPLQREIRRLAWLPPFLIRRRTVKYLLRRAIADFESDYETFYSETESKPGAVGMPFFVRGETREIGVLLIHGYMAAPMEMADLAIYLGRRGVRLYVPRLRGHGTSPRDLATRTYGEWVASVDAGYAVIRNQCKKVFVGGFSTGAALALDLAARVDDIDGVFAVCPPRRLQDPSLRRNLAKDIWARLVDKVRGGEGIREEFIENLPENPHISYSRNPVSGIREVELLIDALEPKLSRIRIPALVIHSRRDPVADWQGSRRIFEMIGSEEKQYVLFNFDRHSILSGRGAHRVHRTIDDFIGDP, encoded by the coding sequence ATGAACCACTTTGCGTATCTGACAACAAGCCTTGCCATTAAAACCCTCTCCGGGCTGTCAAAGGCCAATATCAGCATCCACGGCCAGGAAAATATCCCGGAAGGGGCCAAAATCTTCACCATCAACCATTTTACCCGGCTGGAGACGCTTTTTTTGCCATGCTATATCTATGACCTGACCGGGAACACGCCGGTATGGTCCCTTGCGGATTACACCCTCTTCAAAGGGGGATTAAAGAGATATCTGGACCGGGTCGGGGCGATCTCCACCCGTGACCCGGACCGGGATCTGCTGATCGTCAAAACCCTGCTCACCGGCGAGGCGGCCTGGATCATTTTTCCCGAAGGCCGGATGGTTAAAAACAAGAAGATCTTTGACAGGGGACGGTTTCTCATCACCCACGAACGGGGGAAGCGCCCTCCTCATACCGGTGCGGCCACCCTTGCCATACGGACCGAGTATTTTCGACAGCGTATCCGCTTTATGGCCGAAAGGGAGCCGGAGACGGCAAAACGGCTGACGGAAATTTTTCAGCTCAGCGGGACCGGGGACATTTCCCCCCGCCCCACCTCTGTTGTTCCGGTCAATGTCACCTACTACCCGCTGCGGGCGAGGGAGAATATCATCAGCAGGATGGCCGCCAACTGGTTTGATGATCTCCCGGACCGGGCCGTGGAAGAGATGATGACCGAGGGGACCATGCTGCTCTCCGGTGTTGACGTGGACATCCGTTTCGGTCCGGCCATTGACATCAGGGCGTTTATGGCGGAAACCGGGCTGGCGCATATGATCCCGGCGACGGCAAAGGGGAGGGATGAAGCCGCACTTCCGCCCCGGCGGCAGCTGCGAAAGGCGGCCCGAAAACTGATGCAGCGCCATATGGGGGCCATCTATCAGGGGACCACTGTCAACCACGATCATCTCTTTGCGTCGGTTCTCAAGCAGATGCCTTACAAAACCGTGGACCCGGACGACCTGAGACGGCGTGTGTTCCTGGCCGCGAATCTCGATTTCGACGGCATGGGAATTTTTTGCCACAACAGCCTGGAGTCGGATCAGATTCACCTGATTACCGATGACCGGTATCAGAAGGCCGGACAGTTTATGGAAACGGTGCTGGAAAAGCGGATTGTCCTCAGAACCGCCCGGGGGCTGGAAAAAAACCGGGCGTTTTTTTCCTCCCTCCTCGATTTTCATCACATCCGCCTTGATAACCCCGTGTCGGTCATGGCCAACGAGGTGGAGCCACTGACGCCGCTTCAGCGTGAAATTCGGCGGCTGGCCTGGCTTCCCCCGTTTCTGATTCGGCGCAGGACCGTAAAATACCTGCTGCGCCGGGCCATCGCCGATTTTGAAAGCGACTACGAGACGTTTTACAGTGAAACGGAATCGAAGCCCGGGGCCGTGGGGATGCCGTTTTTTGTCAGGGGGGAGACCCGGGAGATCGGTGTGCTGCTGATCCACGGGTACATGGCCGCGCCCATGGAGATGGCCGATCTGGCGATATATCTGGGCCGCCGGGGTGTCCGGCTCTATGTGCCCCGGCTCAGAGGGCACGGAACCTCACCCCGGGATCTGGCAACGCGAACCTATGGGGAGTGGGTGGCCTCGGTTGATGCCGGATATGCGGTCATCCGCAACCAGTGTAAGAAGGTGTTTGTCGGGGGATTTTCAACGGGCGCGGCCCTGGCCCTTGACCTAGCTGCCCGGGTGGACGACATCGACGGGGTTTTTGCCGTCTGCCCCCCGAGACGCCTTCAGGACCCGTCGCTCCGGCGAAATCTGGCAAAGGATATCTGGGCGCGTCTGGTGGATAAGGTCCGGGGCGGGGAGGGCATCCGGGAGGAATTTATTGAAAACCTGCCGGAAAACCCCCACATCAGCTATTCCCGGAACCCGGTGTCGGGCATCCGGGAGGTTGAGCTGCTGATTGACGCCCTGGAGCCGAAATTATCCCGGATCCGTATTCCGGCCCTGGTGATCCACTCCCGGAGAGACCCGGTGGCTGACTGGCAGGGCTCCCGGCGGATTTTCGAGATGATCGGTTCCGAGGAGAAGCAGTATGTCCTGTTCAATTTTGACCGCCACAGCATTCTCTCCGGCAGAGGGGCGCACAGGGTCCACCGGACGATTGATGATTTTATCGGCGACCCGTGA
- a CDS encoding HEAT repeat domain-containing protein, giving the protein MKTIKKIMGFCLAIVLVLFLFFGTSVTVEKIEKFFHNLQYLIMGIAVIAGLYRLKKSFTLRAHAPFREGLDHAAPEVREETVRKIHDYFQHSTDVYGDLTFLLLNALEDSAASVRLAAAEFFAAYIDIVRSAPGSRNPVFPYKMYPDIVLALNRSLKDDHAPVRRMAAVALEKLEKQKTHDNNLMKALDAAQAPNIQIIDKAHPQDDRISALDFRPHISDDISYEKNNPLKQFCFVVSLGYVALAVLVQLKVLDGIFFHALWFLPSLSFSEAACGFLLVGFIALFVGTIFIKIKNNETEKSADASVGKITRLISFLVVINITVNFFAFAAISSGDHGIPQILSDGRYVMAYRTEIIRVIDAATYERELNIYQSRTRLLFAAVMLLFTWGIFTIHMPKTQKSTQKRN; this is encoded by the coding sequence ATGAAAACAATAAAAAAAATCATGGGTTTCTGCCTCGCCATAGTCCTGGTGTTGTTTCTCTTCTTCGGAACATCCGTCACTGTGGAAAAAATTGAAAAATTTTTCCATAATCTCCAATATCTGATCATGGGCATTGCGGTGATTGCCGGACTTTACCGATTGAAGAAATCGTTTACGCTCAGGGCGCACGCGCCGTTCCGGGAGGGGTTGGATCACGCCGCCCCGGAAGTACGGGAGGAAACCGTCCGGAAAATTCATGATTATTTTCAGCATTCCACAGATGTATACGGCGATCTGACCTTTTTACTGCTCAACGCGTTGGAGGATTCGGCGGCGTCCGTTCGGCTGGCTGCCGCCGAATTTTTTGCCGCCTATATCGACATTGTCAGGTCAGCGCCGGGATCACGCAACCCGGTATTTCCATATAAAATGTACCCGGATATTGTCCTCGCCCTGAACCGATCACTCAAAGACGATCACGCCCCGGTGCGTCGCATGGCCGCCGTCGCTCTGGAAAAACTGGAAAAACAGAAGACGCACGACAATAACCTGATGAAGGCGCTTGACGCAGCGCAAGCGCCAAACATACAGATTATTGACAAGGCACACCCGCAAGACGACAGGATCAGCGCGTTGGATTTCCGGCCACATATTTCCGATGACATTTCTTATGAGAAAAATAATCCGCTGAAACAGTTCTGTTTTGTCGTATCACTCGGATACGTTGCCTTGGCGGTGCTTGTTCAGTTGAAAGTGCTGGATGGTATTTTCTTTCATGCACTGTGGTTCCTTCCGTCTCTCAGTTTCAGTGAAGCGGCCTGCGGGTTTCTTCTCGTCGGATTTATTGCGTTGTTTGTCGGGACGATTTTTATAAAAATAAAAAACAATGAAACCGAAAAATCCGCAGATGCATCTGTGGGTAAAATTACCAGGCTGATTTCATTTCTGGTTGTGATCAATATCACCGTCAATTTTTTTGCCTTTGCAGCCATTTCGTCCGGGGATCACGGCATCCCCCAGATATTGTCTGACGGGCGCTATGTCATGGCCTATCGGACTGAAATTATCCGGGTGATTGATGCGGCCACCTACGAAAGGGAATTAAATATCTATCAGAGCCGAACCCGGCTGCTGTTTGCCGCAGTGATGTTGCTGTTCACTTGGGGCATATTCACAATACATATGCCGAAAACACAGAAATCGACACAAAAGCGCAACTGA
- a CDS encoding NIL domain-containing protein, with amino-acid sequence MYSKILILRFPQEVVHKPLVCHLVREYDLTFNILNAEVLPRKEGVLVLELYGEKKNFKEGVKYLEDNGVRVKNAGQEIRRDEKKCIHCGACTAVCPTAALYVRQPEMSIGFDQQKCSVCELCVLACPTRAMKIRPTNQMFFDE; translated from the coding sequence ATGTATTCTAAAATACTTATTCTTCGTTTCCCGCAGGAAGTTGTTCACAAACCCCTGGTCTGTCACCTTGTCAGAGAATATGATCTGACGTTTAATATCCTGAACGCCGAGGTACTTCCCCGTAAGGAGGGCGTTCTGGTTCTTGAGCTGTACGGGGAAAAAAAGAATTTCAAAGAGGGCGTGAAATATCTGGAAGATAACGGCGTCCGGGTCAAAAACGCGGGACAGGAGATCCGGCGGGATGAAAAAAAGTGCATCCACTGCGGGGCCTGCACTGCGGTGTGTCCCACTGCGGCGCTCTATGTCAGACAGCCTGAAATGAGCATCGGGTTTGACCAGCAGAAGTGCAGTGTGTGCGAACTCTGTGTGCTGGCCTGCCCCACCCGCGCCATGAAGATCCGCCCCACCAACCAGATGTTTTTTGATGAATGA
- the mnmA gene encoding tRNA 2-thiouridine(34) synthase MnmA has product MKPLTAIALSGGIDSLVAAHLLKVKGHRLIGIHFTTGYETVSPDQVRDIARQLGIPVKIMDCSAAFRSCVVDYFIDTYRRGQTPNPCMICNPAIKFGTVADFARTLGADRLATGHYARVRRDEKDTGRCRLLKGADRKKDQSYFLAFLNQAQLAAASFPLGEMTKSEVRQLAAEAGLTPTEGRESQDICFIPDSYGDFLVRQGGVIPRPGPIADISGRQIGEHKGLHLFTVGQRRGINCPASEPYYVVRTDVRHNRLIVGLKQDLLCPECRVSRINWIAPQPDGPIRAEVRIRYRHKAVPAEIIPQEDQTAVVRFEKPESAVTPGQGAVFYREDEVLGGGLIQR; this is encoded by the coding sequence ATGAAGCCCCTGACCGCCATTGCCCTTAGCGGCGGCATCGACTCCCTTGTTGCGGCCCATCTGCTTAAAGTAAAAGGACACCGTCTTATCGGCATCCATTTTACCACCGGATACGAGACCGTTTCCCCGGATCAGGTCCGGGATATCGCACGGCAACTCGGTATCCCGGTCAAGATCATGGATTGCAGCGCCGCATTCCGATCCTGTGTTGTCGATTATTTCATCGACACCTACCGGCGCGGCCAGACCCCGAACCCCTGTATGATCTGCAACCCGGCCATCAAATTCGGGACCGTTGCGGACTTTGCCCGGACGCTGGGAGCGGACCGCCTGGCAACCGGCCACTATGCGCGTGTCCGCAGGGATGAGAAAGACACGGGCCGCTGCCGTCTTCTCAAAGGCGCTGACCGCAAAAAAGACCAGTCCTATTTTCTGGCATTCCTGAATCAGGCGCAGCTGGCTGCGGCCTCTTTTCCGCTGGGGGAGATGACCAAGTCCGAAGTCCGTCAGCTTGCGGCGGAAGCGGGTCTGACCCCGACGGAAGGGCGGGAGAGCCAGGATATTTGCTTTATCCCAGATAGTTACGGGGATTTCCTGGTTCGACAGGGGGGCGTTATTCCCCGGCCCGGCCCGATTGCTGATATCAGCGGCAGACAGATCGGCGAACACAAAGGGCTGCACCTTTTCACGGTCGGCCAGCGGCGGGGCATCAACTGCCCGGCATCCGAACCGTATTATGTGGTGCGCACGGATGTGAGGCACAACCGCCTGATTGTGGGACTTAAACAGGATCTGCTCTGCCCGGAGTGCCGGGTCAGCCGCATCAACTGGATCGCGCCGCAGCCGGACGGACCGATCCGGGCGGAAGTCCGAATCCGGTACCGCCACAAGGCGGTCCCTGCCGAGATCATCCCGCAGGAGGATCAGACGGCGGTGGTGCGCTTTGAGAAGCCGGAGTCTGCCGTCACCCCCGGACAGGGGGCGGTGTTTTACAGGGAAGACGAGGTGCTGGGCGGCGGCCTGATTCAGCGCTGA
- the mtaB gene encoding tRNA (N(6)-L-threonylcarbamoyladenosine(37)-C(2))-methylthiotransferase MtaB, with protein sequence MKKFVITTLGCKVNQCESEAIAHYLKDAGWAVSQDGETADLCIINTCTVTHKASMQSRQAVRQAVRTHPGAKVIVTGCYAQTEPEVLRKIEGIDCVVGHSDKHRIPDIARNGSEAGHDAPSVICRDIGEERVFRQMPAIAYGSRTRPVLKIQDGCNAFCTYCIVPYARGRSRSMPVADVLNHLRQLKKAGYREAVLSGIHVGCYGKDLTPKTDFATLLRHIRDGELIDRVRISSVEPHELNDDIIETVAGSDRFCDHFHIPLQSGDDGILKQMHRPYSRDFFRELVMKIHQQAPDAAIGVDTLIGFPGEDEAAFENTRRLIEELPVTYLHVFPFSPREGTPAFSYPNPVRPEVAKARCGKMRTLGQQKRRAFYDRFVGKTVPVLVEGRRDKQTGLLRGVSSNYLNVLMEGDDRFQNTVLQAEIGAVRDDTSALGRIVT encoded by the coding sequence ATGAAAAAATTTGTAATCACAACTCTGGGCTGCAAGGTCAACCAGTGCGAATCCGAAGCCATTGCCCACTATCTGAAGGATGCGGGATGGGCCGTGTCACAGGACGGAGAGACGGCGGATCTCTGCATCATCAACACCTGCACAGTGACCCACAAGGCCTCCATGCAGTCGCGTCAGGCCGTGCGCCAGGCCGTGCGGACCCATCCGGGCGCAAAGGTGATTGTCACGGGGTGCTACGCCCAGACCGAGCCGGAAGTCCTCCGCAAAATCGAAGGCATCGACTGCGTTGTCGGCCACAGTGACAAGCATCGTATTCCCGACATCGCCAGAAACGGTTCTGAGGCCGGGCATGACGCCCCGTCCGTCATATGCCGCGACATCGGGGAAGAACGGGTTTTCCGCCAGATGCCCGCCATTGCCTATGGCAGCCGGACCCGCCCCGTTCTGAAGATCCAGGACGGGTGCAATGCATTCTGCACCTATTGTATTGTGCCCTATGCACGGGGCCGGAGCCGCAGTATGCCGGTAGCGGATGTGCTGAACCATCTCCGGCAGTTGAAAAAAGCCGGATACCGCGAGGCCGTACTCTCCGGCATTCATGTGGGGTGCTATGGCAAGGATCTGACCCCGAAGACGGATTTCGCCACCCTGTTGCGGCACATCCGCGATGGCGAACTGATCGACCGGGTGCGGATCAGCTCTGTCGAACCCCATGAGCTGAATGACGACATCATTGAGACGGTGGCCGGATCAGACCGGTTTTGCGACCATTTCCACATTCCGCTCCAGAGCGGCGACGACGGCATTCTGAAACAGATGCACCGCCCCTATTCCCGCGATTTCTTCCGGGAACTGGTGATGAAGATTCACCAGCAGGCCCCGGATGCGGCCATCGGCGTGGACACGCTGATCGGATTTCCGGGAGAGGATGAGGCCGCATTTGAAAACACCCGGCGTCTCATTGAGGAATTGCCCGTCACCTATCTCCACGTCTTTCCCTTTTCTCCGAGAGAGGGGACGCCCGCTTTTTCCTATCCGAACCCGGTCCGGCCCGAAGTTGCCAAAGCCCGGTGCGGGAAAATGCGCACACTGGGACAACAGAAGCGCAGGGCGTTTTACGACCGGTTTGTGGGAAAAACAGTTCCGGTGCTGGTCGAAGGCCGCCGGGATAAACAGACCGGCCTCCTCAGAGGCGTCAGCTCAAACTACCTGAATGTGCTGATGGAAGGGGATGACCGCTTCCAGAATACCGTTTTGCAGGCAGAGATTGGGGCGGTCCGGGATGATACTTCGGCGCTGGGGCGGATTGTCACCTGA
- a CDS encoding AraC family transcriptional regulator, which produces MEKAITENQACFWKARQMDGVYLFKARFRDFVYARHTHNEFAIGVIERGTQRFHHRGGTHLAPARAIITVNPDEVHDGEAAATAGYQYRMSYIRPDIVTEILAGFDGPACPAGCFRTPVTFDAEISGRLHRAFLMLENEQNSRLESQSLFIDAITDLFRRHASPRLPESQIRRDRTLVRKACEFIRATATENISLEEIARVAGLSRFHFLRMFKATTGLPPHAYLIQQRVEIARRAIEQGSPIADAALRAGFSDQSHLNRRFKAIHGITPGQYQKAIRF; this is translated from the coding sequence ATGGAAAAAGCGATCACAGAAAATCAGGCCTGTTTCTGGAAAGCGCGTCAGATGGACGGCGTTTACCTGTTCAAAGCGCGGTTCCGGGATTTCGTTTACGCCCGGCATACCCACAACGAGTTTGCCATCGGCGTGATTGAGCGGGGAACCCAGCGCTTTCACCACCGGGGCGGCACCCATCTGGCCCCGGCCCGTGCCATAATCACCGTCAACCCGGACGAGGTTCACGACGGCGAGGCAGCCGCAACCGCCGGTTATCAGTACCGGATGAGCTATATCCGCCCCGACATCGTCACTGAGATTCTGGCCGGATTTGACGGCCCGGCCTGCCCGGCAGGCTGTTTCAGGACGCCGGTCACGTTTGACGCGGAGATATCCGGCCGCCTGCACCGGGCCTTTCTGATGCTGGAAAACGAACAGAACAGCCGTCTGGAATCCCAGAGCCTCTTTATCGACGCCATTACCGACCTGTTCCGCCGCCACGCCAGCCCCCGGCTCCCGGAAAGTCAGATTCGGAGAGACCGGACCCTTGTCCGAAAGGCCTGTGAATTTATCCGCGCCACTGCGACGGAGAACATCTCCCTGGAGGAGATCGCACGGGTCGCGGGGCTGTCCCGGTTTCACTTTCTGCGGATGTTCAAAGCCACCACCGGCCTTCCGCCCCACGCCTACCTGATTCAGCAGCGCGTCGAAATTGCCAGAAGGGCCATTGAACAGGGCAGCCCTATTGCCGATGCCGCGCTCCGGGCCGGTTTTTCCGACCAGAGCCATCTGAACCGCCGCTTTAAAGCCATCCACGGCATTACGCCCGGCCAGTATCAGAAAGCCATCCGTTTCTGA
- a CDS encoding AzlC family ABC transporter permease, translating to MYKGIRSGFVANLPVAASVGAYGSVLGVLAAQKSIGWAELLLMNLSIFAGSAQYVMVDMWMPPLPIVEITLAVLIINLRYMLIGASLRPVFEGKSLIHKFAMMHFVADENWAVTMAACRQGNASTHFLFGGGLCVMSAWCFGTLLGHRLGAVIQNPEAYALDFAFIAVFTALTFSMWNGKKDIAPWLGAAALAIIAERLLPGKWYIVIGGIGGALISAGYEGKGEKNVDKS from the coding sequence ATGTACAAAGGTATTCGATCCGGTTTTGTGGCAAACCTGCCTGTGGCGGCCAGCGTCGGGGCTTACGGGAGCGTACTCGGCGTGCTTGCCGCCCAGAAAAGCATCGGGTGGGCGGAACTTCTGCTGATGAACCTGTCTATTTTCGCAGGCTCAGCCCAGTATGTCATGGTGGACATGTGGATGCCGCCGCTCCCCATTGTCGAAATCACCCTGGCGGTGCTGATCATCAACCTGCGCTATATGCTGATCGGCGCATCCCTGCGGCCTGTTTTTGAGGGAAAATCCCTGATCCACAAATTCGCCATGATGCACTTTGTGGCCGATGAAAACTGGGCCGTCACCATGGCGGCCTGCCGGCAGGGAAACGCCTCCACCCATTTTCTGTTCGGCGGCGGACTCTGCGTCATGTCCGCATGGTGTTTCGGCACTCTGCTGGGCCACCGACTCGGGGCTGTCATTCAGAACCCGGAGGCCTATGCACTCGATTTTGCATTCATCGCTGTCTTCACCGCCCTGACCTTCAGCATGTGGAACGGCAAAAAGGATATCGCCCCCTGGCTTGGCGCGGCAGCCCTGGCGATCATCGCGGAAAGACTTCTGCCCGGTAAGTGGTATATCGTGATCGGCGGCATCGGCGGGGCTCTGATTTCAGCAGGTTACGAAGGAAAAGGAGAAAAAAATGTTGACAAATCCTGA